Within Arcobacter lacus, the genomic segment TAAAGGTGTTGCACTATTTACATCTAACAAAATTACAGTTGCAATAAAAGTAAGTAAAAATATTAATAAAGCAACAGGTTTTCGTCCCAAATGATTTGAAATTCGCCCAAACATTAAAAGAGCTGTAATTGCTCCAACAAAATAAACAACAGCAGTAAGTGCCAAATCATAATATGTTAAACCATCAGATTGCCTATAAATATCATATAAAGGTATTGGAGTAGCAGAAGCTGCAAAAACCATCAAAAATGAAAATGTTGATGCAAAAAAAACTAGCATCGTATTATCTTTTTTCAATTTCTTTTCCTTATTCAAATATATTTACTATTATAAATTAGTTTAAAATATTAGAATAGAAAGATAGTCCAGATGAATAACCTAATTCTCTAAATTCATAATTTTTCATTTGTAGAATTTGGTATGTGATTTGTAGAATTTGGTCTTTAAATCTTTTAGTATAACTTTTATAATTCCCTTACAAAATTATTTGAAGGATTTAAAATATGGAATTTTCTTATCATAACCCAACGGGAATAGAATTTGGAAAAGGAAAAATTAAAGAAATAGCTAATCTTATTCCAAAAGATAAAAAAGTATTAGTAGTTTATGGTGGTGGTTCAATTAAGAAAAATGGTGCATATGAGCAAGTTGTAAAAGCTTTAGAAAATCACAAATGGGTAGAATTTGGTGGAGTTGAAGTAAATCCAACAGTAGAAACTATGAACAAAGCTGTTGAACTTGTAAAAGCTGAAGGTGTAGAATTTATTTTAGCTGTTGGTGGTGGTTCTGTTATTGATGGTTCAAAATATCTTGCTGCTGCATCATTATATGATGGTGATGGATGGGATTTCTTAGATGGAACTGCAATAGTTGAAAAAGCTCTTCCAATTGGAGTTATATTAACTTTAGCTGCAACGGGTTCAGAATCAAACAATTTAACTGTTGTTTCAAGAAAAACTACAGATGAAAAAAGAATGTATTTTTCAGATCATTCATACCCAAGATTTGCAGTACTTGATCCATCATTTATGGGAACATTAAGTGATAGACAACTTGGAAATGGTTTAGTTGATGCTTTTGTTCATATTTCTGAGCAATATTTAACTAAAACAAATGATTTATTAGTAAATGATGGTTATGCAGAAACTTTATATAAAGGTTTAGTAACTCTTGCAGATAAATGGGAAGAGAGAAGATCATTATGGTGGCAAGAAAATTTAATGCACATTTGTAATCAAGCACTTAACTTCCAACTTGCAAATGGTGTTTGCCAAGATTGGTCAACACACATTATTGGACACGAATTAACAGCATTCTATGGACTTGATCATGCTAGATCATTAGCAGTTGTTCTTCCACATTTATTAAGAGAAATGATAGATGAAAAACAAGAAAAACTAGCACAATTTGGTAAAAATGTATTCGGAATCGAAAATGATAACGAAGCAGTAATTCAAAAAATGGAAAATATATTTGAAAGTGTTGGTTTACCAACAAAATTAACTGAATATGAAATTGACAATAAAGTTATTGAAAATGTTCATAATGCATTTAAATCTCATGGTTATTTAGAAATTGGTGAAAATGGAACAGTTACTTTAGATAAAGTAGCTAACATTTTAAATAGATCAATGGTAGCTTAATAGTATTTGTTCTCCTGAATACTTATAAAGAGGCTTTTGCCTCTTTAGGCGAATATCCAAAATAACTTTTAAAATCTCTACTAAAATGTGAAGGATTATCGTATCCTAACTCATTTGCAACATCAACAGCTTTATAATCATATTTTATTAATAAATCTTTTGCTTTCGTTAATCGTATTTTTTTTATATACTGTAAAGGAGTATGTGATGTGATTATTTTAAAATGATTATGAAATGAAGAGACACTCATATCACAAATACGAGCTAGTGAATCCATATCTAAACTTTTATTATAATTATCATGGATATGTTTCAAAGCTTTTGCAATTTTAGATTCATTATTCTCTTCTAAAAACATTTTATGAAGCATTTGTGCATTTTGACCAATAGCAATTCTATAAAATAACTCTTTTAAAACGCCATCACCTAATATCATAGATTCTTCTTTTGATTCTAAAATATCCAATAATTTTTCAGTTGTTTGTTCAATTTTAACAGTAACTTTATCAGAAAAAATACCCATATTATTTAGACTTTTATTATCAAAAGTTTTTTCTTTTAACTCTTCAATAATATCAACCATCATTTCTCTATCTAATGAAATGATTAGACAAATAAATGGTTCTTCTTGTGTTGCATAAGTTTCACACTCCAAAGGAAGGGTTGTGGGAACTACTAAATAATTATCACAGTCAAAGGTAAATCGATTGCTTGCAAGATTTGCAATCTTTTTACCTTGAAGTACAAGAATTAAACAAACATCATAAATTAAAGGACTTTTAGGTTCATAATTTTTTGTTTTAAATATTTTTACACTTTTTAAATTTGTATCATGAATACCATTTTCAATCGATAATATTTCTCTATTTTCTATAATGCTTTTTTTCATTTTTATCTTTATATACTAATTTTTTTGTAATTTTAATATATTTTTATATTCTAATTCTTTAAAGATGTTTTTTCTATTCTATCAAGTAATTCATGTAATTGAACAGCATCTTCAAAACTTGGAGCAGTTTTAGTGCCATTTTCAATATCATTTGCAATTAATTCATAAATACCAGCTACATTTCTTGGAATAACATATTCTAGTTTTTGATTATATAACTCTTTTGGAATTTCAATAATTTTTAATTCTTTTTCTTTATCTGATGTTCCATAAATTCTAAATTCTGCAAATTGCCCATGACCAATATTTCCTTTAACTTGGATATCACCTTTAGTTCCATTAATTTCCCACAAAAAGTTAGTTCCTTTAGATAATCCACCTCTATAATGTGCACTAAATGCTATTCCATCACCTAATACACCATTTGCCATAATCTGATCTGCTGCTGTTTGTTCAATAGTTTTATTTAAATCTGTTACTAAAACTTCTTTTCGTCTTGTAATTAATCGACCTGAAATATCTGAAAAATCACCTAATACTTCTTGAATACCAGCTAATGTATGTCCAAAAGGTATTGTTAACATTGTAGCACCTTTAGTTTTATCACTTAAATATGTCAATTCTGCAACAGTTTGTTCTCCCCATTGTCCAGCATCAGCTATTAATGTAGTAGAAAGTACATCTCCAACATATCCATTTTTAATCATTTCTTTTAGATATCCAACTTCAACAGATGTTCTCATTTGTGTACCAACTGTTGCTAATACACCTTTTTCTTTAGCCAATATAGCTAATTTTTTAGCCTCTTCTAAACCATTTCCCAATGGCCATTCACAATACACATTTTTACCTGCATTTAAAGCAGCAGAAACTAACTCAAAATGATAAGGCACTTTTACTGTTACAACAACTAAATCAATTTCATCACAAACAACTAAATCTTGAGGTGTTTTAAAGGCATATTTTAAGTTATATGCTTCAGCAGTTTTTTTAGCACTCTCATATGTTGAATTTGCAACACCTATTACTTCAAATTTATCATTTAATGATGCTAAGGCTGGAATATGAGCAATAGAAGCCCAGTGACTATCTGGATTTAATCCAATAAATCCAATTCTAATAAGTTTTTTCATCATAATTGTCCTAAAAAATTTATTTTTAGTTAAATTATAAAATAGTTTAAAAATTTCAAATAGAAAGATAATCCAATTTGATTGTCTAATTCTCTAAATTTTATATTAAAAAATACTTTATATCCAAACTTGAATATAAAGTATTTAATAGATTATGCCAAATAAGCTCCACCACACACAGGAAGATAAGTTCCTGTAATATGAGAACTTTCATCTTTTACAAAAAATGAGATTGCATTTGCAATATCTTGAGGAATTGCAACTCTACCCATTGGTGTTGTTGATTTTAAGAAATTAATAAATTCTTCTGGTGCTTCTGAAGTTGCATCTGTTAATACAAGTCCTGGAGCTACAACATTTGAAG encodes:
- a CDS encoding AraC family transcriptional regulator, which gives rise to MKKSIIENREILSIENGIHDTNLKSVKIFKTKNYEPKSPLIYDVCLILVLQGKKIANLASNRFTFDCDNYLVVPTTLPLECETYATQEEPFICLIISLDREMMVDIIEELKEKTFDNKSLNNMGIFSDKVTVKIEQTTEKLLDILESKEESMILGDGVLKELFYRIAIGQNAQMLHKMFLEENNESKIAKALKHIHDNYNKSLDMDSLARICDMSVSSFHNHFKIITSHTPLQYIKKIRLTKAKDLLIKYDYKAVDVANELGYDNPSHFSRDFKSYFGYSPKEAKASL
- a CDS encoding iron-containing alcohol dehydrogenase is translated as MEFSYHNPTGIEFGKGKIKEIANLIPKDKKVLVVYGGGSIKKNGAYEQVVKALENHKWVEFGGVEVNPTVETMNKAVELVKAEGVEFILAVGGGSVIDGSKYLAAASLYDGDGWDFLDGTAIVEKALPIGVILTLAATGSESNNLTVVSRKTTDEKRMYFSDHSYPRFAVLDPSFMGTLSDRQLGNGLVDAFVHISEQYLTKTNDLLVNDGYAETLYKGLVTLADKWEERRSLWWQENLMHICNQALNFQLANGVCQDWSTHIIGHELTAFYGLDHARSLAVVLPHLLREMIDEKQEKLAQFGKNVFGIENDNEAVIQKMENIFESVGLPTKLTEYEIDNKVIENVHNAFKSHGYLEIGENGTVTLDKVANILNRSMVA
- a CDS encoding Gfo/Idh/MocA family protein, with protein sequence MMKKLIRIGFIGLNPDSHWASIAHIPALASLNDKFEVIGVANSTYESAKKTAEAYNLKYAFKTPQDLVVCDEIDLVVVTVKVPYHFELVSAALNAGKNVYCEWPLGNGLEEAKKLAILAKEKGVLATVGTQMRTSVEVGYLKEMIKNGYVGDVLSTTLIADAGQWGEQTVAELTYLSDKTKGATMLTIPFGHTLAGIQEVLGDFSDISGRLITRRKEVLVTDLNKTIEQTAADQIMANGVLGDGIAFSAHYRGGLSKGTNFLWEINGTKGDIQVKGNIGHGQFAEFRIYGTSDKEKELKIIEIPKELYNQKLEYVIPRNVAGIYELIANDIENGTKTAPSFEDAVQLHELLDRIEKTSLKN